The following proteins come from a genomic window of Paenibacillus swuensis:
- a CDS encoding YlbF family regulator encodes MNVYDKAYELTKAIKESNEYADCKAAALAIQADEEGKRMLDDFRSQQLELQQRLMNGESPSSDEMDRMQKRFEILNMNPNIQRIFEAERRLGVIVEDVNRIIMEPLKDVL; translated from the coding sequence ATGAATGTGTATGACAAAGCTTACGAACTGACCAAAGCCATTAAAGAAAGCAATGAGTATGCGGACTGTAAGGCTGCGGCGCTTGCAATTCAAGCGGATGAGGAAGGCAAGCGGATGCTCGATGATTTCCGGAGCCAGCAATTGGAGTTACAGCAGAGGCTGATGAACGGGGAATCCCCATCGAGTGACGAGATGGACCGGATGCAGAAAAGGTTTGAAATTTTGAACATGAATCCCAACATTCAACGGATATTCGAGGCCGAGAGACGATTAGGGGTTATTGTGGAGGATGTAAACCGAATTATTATGGAACCGTTGAAGGACGTTCTATAG